DNA from Tachypleus tridentatus isolate NWPU-2018 chromosome 8, ASM421037v1, whole genome shotgun sequence:
CTACAGTATCTTGAAAACTGATTGGTTCCATCTCTGGGattttatatactgttataaaatttaactatAGGCAACAAAATCTTTACATATTGTAAAATTTACATTCATTTTGTTGATTCATTCAAAccttaattttctaaaaaaattgtttgcatTATGTCAGGAATGTCAGATTGCTTAACTCACTAATCTTTAACATTTGAGGCAAGAAAAATAAGCACACACTGTACCATTGCTAGTTGTTATGATTCTATGAGGTTTTACATTATATATGCTTAATGGAATCTGCCTATAAGTTATTCAAAGCttttaaatgtattctcaatGATGACTAATATGTAAATGACATATTAAGATTCCCTCAAGCCTTAAAAATGTCAAATGaagtttctgtaaatattaaactCACATTAAGAATAAGTTTTGGAGAACTTTGAGAAAGcaaattaactttaatatatgCATAATATTATTATAGTATGACAATTGCATAATAGTTTCTGTGGAACTATTTATTGTACTACCctgaaataaaagttagaaaGTAGAATTTATAGTATATCAAGAATTAAACACACTATGTATACATGATGGACTAAATATAGAAATATGGCCTTCCCATATTGTATGAACACGGACATGTCTGTAAGGTAACTTGTCTGGGGAAAGTCTATGAAACACAGTACAATAAACTCACAGTAATGTATGTAGTACTAGTTATGGTAATCAGTGttcaatgtaatatttttaaacaattttcaagTACTTAATTAGCCTTAAATACTTTGATGCACATTTACTTTTCCCATTTCATAGCCTGAAATAtgtcataaatacaaaaatagacAAACTAACTAAGTATTACTTCCAGTTTCATTTTAGAAGTGCGTGATAGAGTTTCAgtgttacaattttaattttcaggATGATTATAATTcacaaatttattgttatatattaatcaCTAATTAATAGTAAAACCTTTGTCATAGCTCTCTactcactatgttaatatatttgaAGTGTGGTCATTACACATCTGCAAATGTTTTAgcaaaatactttatataaaaataaatttagcatactttgttattctttctttttctaattttgtatatacactatgttgtttttttcaaatattttgatgtgATACTTCAAAGAAGTAattcattacaataaaaaactatGGTAATGGAACAAAATCAGTACTAAAATGGATTCTCTATATATGAAAAATGCAGTACCAGGTTACATTAACTGGtacaacatttaacaatgtttacttatgtttttattgaaatgctcttaattacaatattatataatattgttctTTTATAAGTCATTGCCACCTACTTCGATAATCCATAATACATCTTGAAACATTGTATATACAATACATACACAAAACTTAACAATAAAGAGATAAATTGATAGATAAATGTTACACAAGCAAAGGTttatgaaaatttcattattaaacaacTGCCACTAATCTTTTACTTCTTTCTTTGATTTAATTGCACTTTGTAACTGAAATTTAAGTTATAATCTTTAAGAAGTGGGAAGTGTAtaaccaatatttttaaaactaaaagtatCATTCATATTTTCCCCGGTATGCTAATTCTTCTTTACTAATGTCTGTAGTGATTCATGATTGTAAAAGTGAATATTACAAGTACACAGCATCCAAGTAAATTCAAGGTATAAGAACACAAactattgtttaatttaaacctGTTAGACTGTTATTTAACCACAGACTTCAGTTTAAGGTAAAGTTTCCAAATTAATCACATAATAAAACTAAGATATTTCTGTATCtgtatttttagtttcaaataaactacttaaaatCATGCCTGCAGGTGTAAATTTTCAACACAGTTATTTCCTGTAGTTATGTCTTGCAGTTGACagtgtataatttaattttactggTGTACTCTACATTAACTGTACACAGAGTAACTTTCTAAATCGGATTGTAGCATATGttattgtttaacattaatttataatgacATGAACTTGAAACAAATGATCACCACTAAACTTCTCTAAAAAAGCTTAACTAAGATTGGGTCCATCAGAAATTTAGTATGTGTAAATGTTCTCCACTGGATGAAGTCAATATCTGAAAGTGTCTTGTCATTCAATGATACCATATGGGAGTGAAACCTTGTGAAAACTGTCCATAACATTCTTTTATATCACTACTTCTGCTGGTGAGGGGTTGACAGGTCTAAGTAATGTTTCTTTAACATGTTCTTCTTTAACACCATAACCAAAGTCTACATTATCGACAGCATCCTTTTCACTCTTTAAAGGTTTGCTACATGATTGATCAgggcatttttttatttttactttttctcttaCAAAAAAAGACAAGGACGACTAGAATAATTATAAGCAATAATAGAACAAGGCTCACAATAACTGCTATGTTACCAGTTGACAGTCCTCCCTTATTCAACTTAATCTTCTTGTCAGCAGCTGGGTCTTGTGTTGAAGATGACATTGTAGAATCCAAGGAAAAGGAATGGCTTACTGTAGGGAACACTGAATTTGAGCTGAAGAAGACAGCTACTACATTAGATACAATCCCCTTGTTCCCAGCCTCATCTACACCTtgaattccaaaataaaatattttgtcttgttGAATATTGTGTAGATCAACCAGAACTTTTTGTTCTGTTCCATAGCTTTCTGGCACAAGTGGTGGGCCATTAATATTCCAGACATCTATTATCTTACTTACATCTTCATCAAATCGATTCAGAACATCTCCACATTTatcaaagtattttataaaatagtttgtggctgaaaatgacaaaataaaaacagattaaatataaAGGCATTGTGTTAACCTAGAGCATcacaacagaaaattttaaatgttataatttttaaattttataaacaccCATACTTcacaactatattaaaataagactatgtttaaaaaaaaagggtAAACTTGTATAATTGTCAAAATGATAATTTCACTACAGAAATCACAGTTATTTTCAGCACCCTATTAATATTACTTGTGCAGTCAGTTTGGGAAAGTTATGTTTTCAAGTGCAATTAAAACTTAAGGAATAAAGAAATAGGTAAATGTTGTGAAAACTGACAGACTGTCAGAGATTTGTTTTGGTCTGAGTGTGGCCCAGTTATTAGCATGCCAAACTGTGGATCTGAGATTCAAATTATAttaatgcaaaaacaaaacaaaacaaaaacaactgctCTGTATTTTGTGGCCATGGGTATAAAAGTTGTTCTgattaactgcctttcttcttgtctttattattttataataaggaAAGGCTAGTACAGATATTCCACATGTATGTTTGCACAAACCTCAACAAGCTGTCTCTTGCCTAAACTTGTAAGTATTCAGTGCCTTACTTCCTAAACATTGGGTACCATACTAAGTAAAATAGATTAAATGTATTAAGAGCATTAACCTAAGTAAAGGAAGTTAATAAAAAGTTGTGTGTAATCAGTGAGTAtatgaaaaagttaataaaagaaatgttattgaaatattcGTTTTTAACTGTAAAGCCTCAAGGTAGTGCCTGTGTGCTTTAGTTGTCCACTGCATCCTcacctaaaaataaattaatcttgtAACAACAGGTAGTGTTAGTCAAAGCTCCCACAAGTAAAGTGAATTACACTTGGCCTGCCTAAGCCACTCCACTGGCTTCCATTACAAGTAACATCACATTGTAATGATCTGTACAATGTAGACAGATagtaactttatttgtttgttgtttaagcaataatattaaattctttTGTTGCTAACCTGACACCACTCctcatttgttttttaagtcaGTATGTTCTCTTTCTTATTAGGACCTCCACTTTGTGGATAAAGGCACTGATCCAGATTGGCTTGGTGTGTTTTCTAAGCCTGCTGCTGTCTAGATATTCCATTGTGCAAGTTTATGTGCCTCCACAGATAACCTGATGATGCCCctcttcaaataatttaaattttggttttagatttttttaataaatttaatctatgaatatttattttttaaaactaatcagTGCACCTACAGCCATTGATCATACTTCAAAAGCATTACAAATCATGTCAGTGTGGTCTACTTTTGTATGTTGGATATATTTTTGGTGATCATAGTTTAGATTCACATGATTTGACTTTTCTCATAACACACTGAGTTGTACAAAAGCATATGTTGAATCGTTTTCCCACTGTTCTTCCCAGAATATATACTATTATCTTCATATGACTAATAATTTTACTTAGATACATTACATGTTATGAtattatcaaacttctaaaatttaattatcaCTATATTATGTTACTATAAAGGAACCCACTACAGGCTTACtactaaaatgtatataaacaaaggaaatgtattaatgtataaaaacttCCTTTcatgtgttacatattataagtTATTTCAGACAAGCCCCAATTTATTATATGATGTATGTTAATgtgttactatttcaaataacttctagattgaaattcaaatttattgttaataaaatgttaatatgtatcaaaattatgtaatttgccaaaaagattgatacacacaatttccttttttaacacaaatatattctaatatacaaatataaaaacaatataatttataaaaatacttattactgatagttatcaaaatgatgatttatatatgaGATTTACAAACTTGCAGACAaaactgagtcttctatctgatctagaATCAAATATTCTATCAATGATCAAAGTCCATGATAAGCAAAGTAATTCTGAGTTTATACTGTCACATCTTGCTTAAGTTAGCTAGCTTGTTTGGCCTAATGCCATTCATATGATGACCAAAGGAGTTAGTTAATGTTCTTGTAGAAACACTGACGTTCCATAGTTCATTAACTGAAGTGGAAAGGTTTGTAATCTACAAAACGTTCCAGGTCTAATTCTGTAGTCTCTGATTGACAGACATAGCTTCTGACGTATACAGCACAAAGACTGTAgccagcaaataataataatgcttccTGTGtgtcagttttatataataatcatGCAAGTTTCTAGAATTTTAAACAATGATTGAGCACACAAGCATTTTCATAAACAagtactgttgattcttacactcaagaaccttttacaaattttgagaacagaCAGGACTTGAgcaatacacagccaacaatatatgtcataggcaaaaaagaaaacaacactgAAACAAATATGGGtactgaaatgaaataaattaataaatttgcaTTTACAAAATTTTAGAAGTTGGTGAATCAAATAAACCAAAGTTCAATGCACAgttagtatttatttgtttaccaATCTGCTTACAGATCTCTATCACTAATTTGTATACACCCTGTACATGTAACtctgtaagaaaataaatatcagtttaaaaaCCGTAATTGTACTTACTCAGATTTCTAGGCGTTGATTTACTATTTCTACCATATAAAACTTTTGCTCTCCCATTATTATCACTAGCAGATATAATTAAACCAATAATGTCCAGCTGCTGTAATTGTTGTAATATATCTTGAATAGATTCCATCTCCTTTAGTTATATCTGTATCTAAAAGGGTAAAAATATTAGCTCCTGCTCTGTTTTTATAACACTATTCTATCCATAAAGATGTAACATgcatacacataaaaacaacagagaatacaaataaaaaagtaaaaagacaaataacaatgtgtggtttgtatatagtttaatgaaatattttccacCCAAAAGGGTGGATCCTGCACAAagggaaaaaaatataaagaataaacttGTAGTGATccttcaaaatattcaaaaaatattttagagttgaaatttattcaaaaaaagttctatttatttaatttaaacttcttTTTTAAGCTTCAGATTTAGACTTTGGGTTGATTTCAGTGTGCTCAGGATGAAAGCAATAGTATTTGTTTACTTCCTGAATTTCCTTTTGAATATAATACTGTATTTAGAGCCCGAAGATGGAATGTTGAAACAGTGTTGAAAAGAACAGCACTAATTTGAACCTTTTATCTGCAACATAAGTTTAATTTTACTGATATTATGTAATCACTGTTTCCCAACCTATATTGTTTTGTTATGATATACTTGCTTATTTATTAGAATTGAGAAGTCAAAAGCCAGTGATTTAAACACAAAAGgacagctctttttttttttcaaactgtaaGGAAACATGACTTCTAGTTCAACATATAGATTGTAGCAAACTGATATGTTGCTAGAAGAAAAGATTTTTGTGATGAACTTTCACCACAAATACTAATTAGTACAGTGGAAAATATACATCCAAACTACACTGAAATGGATAAGCTTGCAGCAGTGTTCATTACTTTCTCAAGACAATATTAAAAGTCAATAAGCATCATATTACAAAGAAACACTAAACAAACTTTTGCATATTGTATCTTGATTATCTTACATTATGTTGCAGTTATGTTTTTCATTCCATGAAGATTCCTATTCAGAAAAGCATTTGTAAGCATTATACTTAAATGCTATTGTTAAGCAGTCATTGTTAAGTACATTTTAATGATACTTTATCCTAATACCTGTTTCAACAGAAAGatgaacaaatttaaaaaatactccAGTCAATCTAAGCACAtcaaaaatagaaacatttacagaCTTACCTCCTATGCCATAGTCAAATAGCTCAAATGAATCCATTTGTCCATCTTGATAATGAATGTTGGCAATGACCTTAGCCCCTGAGACTGGATTGGTTCCATGTTGTAAGTGGGCAAAAACAATGGGAGGTGGGATTTGTGAAGAATCAAACTAACAACATGTGAAGTTTATAGATTAAAGTTTTGTAGGATATACAAAGTATTTTAGACAACtcactttttttttacactatGTACTATGGACTGAAGAAGTCACATCTTTAAAAATCAAATAGTAATATATGACCAAGACTACAGTtatataaaaagatatatattttattaaacatgaataaaaaccACCTTGTGAAACCACCTTTAATCtcagttataagaaaatacattgaACAACACTGAacttttataatatgaaaaataatttatataatcatACTTATTCAACTGACTCATGAagcaataatcagtgatgtcgagaaaacccacttgtagagaatatatatataaaaaagcggctcatttgggttgagaaaatatttttttcgagAAGAGCTCTtctaagtaaaaaatattttctcaacccaaacgagccgtttttgcatatatatgactCATGAAGCAATTACAAGAATGAAATCATTAAAGAACTACACGTGAATCCATTAGTTATTTCTCAAGTAGATACTATTCCatgtaatattataaaaagaaGTACAATCAACTAATCTGAGATaaggaataaatatatttttaaaaaactcgCACAATGTTTATGAGATGGGTTTTTTTCACTTCATTATAGCTTCAAATTGCCATGAGTATATAATTTGCATCATGAACCAATACAGCATTCAACACTAAAAATCTATGACAAACTGCACtattatgaatttaatttttgCAACTTTGAGGAAATGAAATTCCCTCTTGCATAATTAACTTGAATTACATTATAACccactttattatttaactaaatgCATAACCTCCCGAATACCgagttacattaaataataatcatTACCTGTTACAAAAACCAAAACCATGACTAAGAGCTTTAAATGTTAAAACCACGTTACATAAAGCCAGTCATCAGCTTTATTCATCAATACAGTAGAACCTCAGTTAATGGATACTACACCATTGAGGGCAGAACTTTTCAACCTCTTTCTTTTACCTACAATTTGtaatcaaattaaatattaaaataacaggcACCTTGATATTCGGGATTAAGAACAATGTCTTTAGTTTCGTTCTCTATACAGACAATCAATAAAGTGGGCAGTTATCTTTGTATGCCTGAGTGGTATTATACTGGTATACCACTGACATTCCAAACTCCCAGACAGACGAGAAGTATTCTAACACTTATAAGGTTTATGGTATTGGATCTGAACcatatactataataaaagtttaatcttATTATTCTTGTTGGAAACACTGTAGGATACGGAAGTTGATAAATTCCAAATCTCAGAGCAAGAGCCATGCTGgtttatttctgtgtgtgtacTTTGTTGCTCTCAACagtatcagtgtgtgtgtgtgtgtgtgtgtgtgtgtttttcttatagcaaagccacgtcgagctatctgctgagcccaccgaggggaatcgaacctctgattttgcgttgtaaatccgaagacataccgctgtactagctcaACAGTATCATATTATGGTGTCATGTAAACAGTCTAATGATACAAagtgatttgttgttttattttcagcaagtttatattttattgtttgatagtaaaataaacagaaagtgaATGTGAAATATTTAGCAGTTCAAACTCTGAAGAGAAGTACTGTGAAACTTTGTGACCAATCATAAAGAAAAGAAGGTTACAGTTAATTCATccactgaaacctcttgttgacAATTCTCCATGCAACTTGTAACTATCAGAGCCCTACATACAGCAAAAAAAAATTGTGGGCTTTAAAATTCAGATATTTAGTCAATATAAAATCCAGTTTTGTGTGGCTCACTTTTGGTATTGAAGATACCTCACTATGAAGAGCATTTGGATGCAGGTGAAAAGGTGTTTTAATGTTGATGTTTGATTGTATTTCAAAGATTACAAGACAATATAACTAAAGTTacattgcaaaaaaacaaactagtttaccACAAAATGACTAATTAAGACAGTTGGTAGGTTTAATGCAAAAGCTGAACACATATTCTACATAGTGTGGAAGTATTTTAGGTACTAACTAAAACCACTATAATGACAAATATGCATACTTAAGTGAAGCATTTTGCCAACTACTACCATACACTGCAAGAGATATTACAAAACAATCCATAAGCCATGATTTTAAAACACTTATGTATAACTCTAATAAGGatcacaaatatttgtttacttatcaGTTGTGAAGCAAATAATTTGAAGATGCTTATTAAGGTGTTTATGTCACACAGATAAAACTACATCTATCAGGCAAACAAATAATACCTAAGATCAAACATTCACAGTTTCTAGTTGTACAAGCTATGACCCTGTAGCTGTTACATGAGGCTCAAAAATTGTTGTGAAAGACTTGGAAATATACTACAAATTTCTGTaaaggttttattattaaatattaatatatattcaaatatagtTACTTTATCATCTCAACCTTCTTACTTCCTGGTTgtgttacagaaaacatttccttttctattaattttaattcCTCTCTTTATTAACTTCAGATTTTTCAAGCAAAGTTACATAAGGTCTGTTTGAACTttgtcattcctaattttgaactgatatactgCATAAGGTAGCTATTCAACAACACCTACCACAAACTCTTGGCTAACATCATATAGCAATTTGATTGTAACTCTTATAATACACTCTTGGCATTCAAAACAAGTAGCACATTTTCTGTGGCAACGGGATGCAAACCCTAAATCTCCACTAAGTCTAGACATACTAACTACTAGACTATGTCTAGCCTTTCTATTAACTggaattttatatgttttatgatacagtattttaaagttatggaataattaaaaaataaattgtatatgtaGAACTTTGTAATAGTATAAATCTTTTCTTAGAGTGgtaattattttctgttgatttCTAGTCATCTGAGAAAAGGGGTTCCTGAATGAAGAAATTTGGGTACCCCtgttataaaacactgtaaatgtaGGTTGCTTAGAAGTCAGGTTAGCAGTACATTTTGGTAGTGGTCTCATTTGAAAAACTAAACTTAAATTACAACTGGAAActaatttaattaacttatttaaaaactaaGGATAAACTTACCTGATAAACATTATCACTGAGTCAAGCTTTGAGAGTGAGAGGTTTCTGTGTGGTCCTTTTTCTGAAAGTTATCAACACCATCAGTGGCTGCTCTGATTTACTACAGATTTTTGTGCTAAAATGCCATGACCCctcttaaaataataacatgtataaattaatttgtgagaactttccaaaataaaatgaacaCTATGGCTGTCAAATTTATGCCTTATCAAAGAAGTGACATAACAAACTCAtgaaacataatgaaaaaaataaacaagaaaagaagacttttaaagaaaaaggtaaaacCAACAGTTATgatttcaattataatttactGATCTTATTACACAGCATGTGAAATTATGCTTGAATTTTAAGCAGAGACTTTGCTAATGACAAGACTGGATTAAGTAAAGCTGTAATAGATCCATACACAACTTTACTTATGAAGAATCCTTATTTCTCCATAAGCTCTCTTTTCTTCAATTTAAAACCTTACccatcaaaacaatattttactaaatgtaatatttgtAGAATACTAGTttccaaattaagaaattatctggtctctgaaacaaaacacattaccaCTGTACTCCTCTTGAAATCGTGGGCTTATAGGCAAGTGTCTACTCTATGTTTTGTTTAATCTGGCTCTGGAAAAGGATTATCTAACAAGGACTAGAGAAGAATGTACCTTTATAGATTTAGAATGATGAACCTGTTTggtttaatacattacaaaatacattgatCTTTCCAGAACACTTTCAAACATTAGGTAGATTTTGTCACTATAAATTTTGGTTGCTCATCCAGGAGTCCATCTAACAATGCTAGCACATAAAAAACCCAAGAAACCTTAAAAGATATGTGAAAAATGTTATCACACAGATTTTGATAAAGCAGTAATGTAAAAGATTAAAATGCCATTACGTTACTTGGGAAGCATAAAGAAACAAAGGTTTCTAAAAGCTCATAAATCTACATTAATAATGACAGTTTTATTCCCAgaaatttattttgcttattattaAATTCTAGAGCATTTTATAGAAACATGCGATATTGATTACATGCTGTTTTGAAAAACTACAtcttttcttaaacatttttaggAACTTCTAATACCTTATTTTCAGTtgtgtatttgttataaaaatctttttttctcaCCTCTACCTCTGAAATGTAGAAAAAGTACATTTCTTCTGTTTTAAATTCCTGACAAGTGAAACTATACTGTGTAGTTGGAAATGTTAGTAAAATACTATCTTTGCAGATTGGTGAGAGTTTGTTTCCCTCTTTGAAGAAAATTTGTACTTTCAGGTCTCATAGTGTTTTGTCTACAGGGAATTTTATTGATATCACATCTAAGGAGCCATTTATAATGCTTTTAACAATCTACAAAGACATTTTGAAA
Protein-coding regions in this window:
- the LOC143258614 gene encoding uncharacterized protein LOC143258614, producing MESIQDILQQLQQLDIIGLIISASDNNGRAKVLYGRNSKSTPRNLTTNYFIKYFDKCGDVLNRFDEDVSKIIDVWNINGPPLVPESYGTEQKVLVDLHNIQQDKIFYFGIQGVDEAGNKGIVSNVVAVFFSSNSVFPTVSHSFSLDSTMSSSTQDPAADKKIKLNKGGLSTGNIAVIVSLVLLLLIIILVVLVFFCKRKSKNKKMP